A single genomic interval of Bradyrhizobium sp. sBnM-33 harbors:
- a CDS encoding PilZ domain-containing protein, whose protein sequence is MVNTRIAPRVRVMKPAKIDYGGDKYPCIVRDISSTGAALDFSELIRIPDEFTLILPDDKLKLPCRVVWRREYRIGVVFDL, encoded by the coding sequence ATGGTGAATACTCGGATCGCTCCACGTGTTCGCGTGATGAAGCCGGCCAAAATCGATTACGGCGGCGACAAGTATCCTTGTATCGTTCGTGATATATCCAGCACGGGCGCGGCGCTGGACTTTTCCGAGCTGATCCGCATTCCCGATGAGTTCACATTGATCTTACCGGATGACAAGCTAAAGCTTCCTTGTCGCGTTGTGTGGCGCAGAGAGTACAGAATTGGCGTGGTCTTCGACCTGTAG